GACGCTCCCCGCCGTAGCGGTGCACGTCGTACCCCCAGCCAGAGCAGGGGATGGTCCGCCGCTCATCGCGCAGCAGGGCCAGATCCTCGGCGGTGGTGACCTTCACGTTGGACTCCTCGCCCTCGATCACGACCACGGGACAGCCCGCCTCCACCAGGGAGGCGTCGTCCGTGGCCTCCAGGCCCCGGGTCAGGGCCTCGGCGTGGGCCGTCTCCAGGACGCCGCGGGCGAAGGCCTGGGGCGTCTGCACGGCGGCCAGCTCGGCCCGGGGCAGGGTCTCGCCCACAAACCCTCCGGCCACGCGCTTCACCGTGTCCTTCACGGCCACGGCGGGAATCACAGCCCGCCCGCCCCGGTCCAGGGCGTCCACCAGACGCTGCACGAGCGCGGCCGAGGCGAAGGGCCGGGCCGCGTCGTGGACCAGGACGAATCCGCACTCCGACGGCAGGGCGGCAAGGCCCAGGCGCACGGAGTCCTGGCGCCGGGCCCCACCCCCGGTTACGCGCCAGGGCAGGCCCAGACCCTCGGTCCGGGCCAGTTCGGCCACTTCCTCCCGCATGGCGGGGACGTCGGCGGGCGGAAAAACGAAGACCAGGCCCCGCACCCGCGCCACCCGGGCCAGGGTGCGGGCCGAATGCCAGAACAGCGGCGCACCGCGCCAGCGGAGGTACTGCTTGGGCCCGAGTCCGGCCGAAGCCAGCCGTGAGCCGCTGCCGGCGGCCACGATCACGGCCCAGATGTCGGTGCTGTGGGGCATGCCTTTCTCCGGAAACGTGGCGGGGGAGGCGTTGCCTCCCCCGCCACGGCCCTGAAAAACGGGAGCCGGACGATAAGCCGGGTTTTGTTCCCCTCGCGGGGTGGTCGCCATTCCTCTAGGACGGCCGTTACCGGACGTCTCCAGCAGCCTACCCGGGGGCATTGGCCGGGCCGACCTGCCCCCCTATTTGGCCTTGCTCCGGGCGGGGTTTTCCGAGCCAGCCGCGTCACCGCGACCGCTGGTGGGCTCTTACCCCACCGTTTCACCCTTACCCCCGGCGGGCCGGGGGCGGTTTGCTTTCTGTGGCACTGTCCGGGGATCACTCCCCCTGGGTGTTACCCAGCGCCCTGCCCTGCGGAGCCCGGACTTTCCTCCCCGGCCCCCAAGGACCGCGGCGGCGACCTGTCCGACTCCCTTCCATCACCTAATGCATCGAAGCGCGCCTGGGAAGACGCGTTATTCCTCTTCGTCCTGGACCGAGGGAGCGCCGCTGGGCGCGTGCTCCTGCCAGTAGATGAGGCGCTGGCAATTCGGGCAGGCGATGATCTGCTTGCCCTTCTGCAAGTCGTTGTAGATCTGCGGGGGAATCATGATGTTGCAGCCCGAGCAGACGCCCAGGGCCACGGGCACGATCACCGGATGGGAGATGCGCGCGCGGATGAACTCGTAGCGGCCGAGAATGGGCGGCGGCACGACCTTGCCGGCCTTCTTGCGCTTCTTGTCCAGGCTGTCCACGCGCTTGCGGGCCTTGTCCAGGCGCTCGTCGAGGGTGGCCTTCTTGGCCGCATACTCCTCGCGGATGCCCTCGGCTTCCTTGTCCAGATCCTTGAGACCCTCTTCCTGGCGGCCGATCTCCTCCATGATGGCGATCTTCTCTTCCTCGCGCATGCGGTTGACCCGCTCGAGGCTGTCCATCTCGCGCATCATGGCGTGGTATTCCTTGGTGTTGCCCACCATCATCAGCTTGTTCTTGCTCTTCTTGATCTTGCCCGCGTCCTCCTCGATCTCGAATTCGAGCTTCTTCTGCTGGGCGCGCAGGACTTCCAGGCGTTCGTCGATCTGGGTCTGGCGCTCCTTGAGCGAGGCCACCCGGCCCTCCAGATCCGAAAGCTCCTGAGGAGCCTGCTGGATTTCGGCCTCCAGAACGATGATTTCGTCGTCAACCGCCTGGAGCAAGATAAGCTGTTCGATCTGCTTCTGATACATAGGTCCCCTCTTTGGTCCACGGGACACGCGCCCCCGCGCGCCCCTGCGTATTGGATCGCGGTCCGCCTGGGCGGCCCGCGCGATTCCCTATTCCCGGCCCGGCACCCGCCGGAACGGGTCGCGTCCCTCGAAGAAGCGCACGGACACGCCTTCGGCCGCCCGGGCCAATTCGGCCGCGAAGCGGCGCATCATCTCCTCTTCCAGGGCGAAGTGGCCCACGTCCACCACCAGCCCGGAAACCTCCAGGGCCGCATGGTACTTCACGTCCCCGGTGACGAGCACGTCCGCGCCCCGCCCGAAGGCCAAGGCCGCCAGCGACGAGCCCGAACCGGGGCAATAGGCCACCCGGCGGATGCGCCGGGGCTCGGGACCGCAGAGGGTCAGAGCCGCGCCGCCCACCAGGGGCTGGAGTTTCTTCAGGAAGGCATCCACGGAGAGGGCCCGGGGCAGGTCGCCCAGTTCCCCGAAACCGGCCTCGGGGTCGGCTTGAGGCTCCAGGACCGCGCGATCGCGCAGGCCGAGGGCCTCGCCCAGCCAACGGGCCGGGCCGCCGGGGCGGCTGTCCAGGGAAGTGTGGGCGGAGTAGAGCCAGGTTTCGGAGCAGAGGAGCAGGCGGAGGGCGTCGAGGTAGCGGCCGGGAGTGTTGGGAGCCTCGGGCTTGAGGTAGAGCGGATGGTGCGTGACCACCACCTCCGCGCCCCAGTCCAAGGCCTTGGCCAGGGCCTCGGGCCCGGGCTCCAGGCTCACCGCGGCCTTGCTCACGGTCCGTTCGGGCCCGGCCACCTGGACCCCGGAGTTGTCCCAGGGGCTGGCCAGGCGTTCCGGGGCCAACTCCCGGACCCGGTTCAGAAAATCATGTATGTTCATGCCCACCAAAGCAAGGATGCTCCCCGAGGTTTTCCCTTGGGGAGCATCCTGGTCCTCCTGAGAGCGGCGACAGGTCGCCTTTCGGAAGCAGCGTGGCGTTTTTCACCGGCAAGATCACGTCCTCTTGGTGGGCCAACCAGGATTCGAACCTGGGACCATCCGGTTATGAGCCGGAGGCTCTGCCAACTGAGCTACTGGCCCGAACAATGTTCGAGCAGAGGAACATAGCCCCGGCAGACGGACCTGTCAACTATCGCCGCGCGGGGCCGTGGATCGTCACTTTTTTACAAGCTTGTCATTTCCATCCTGTCATGAATTGCATTTGTGGCAAATAATCCGCCCAGGACAGGCCCACCCAATGGGGTTCGCCGGAAAAGCCTTGCTCTTCCAGCTCATTGCGGCTGGGCACGCTCCTTGCTTTCCTGATCGTCCAAACAATGTCCGGTGGTGCCCCATGTTCCCGACCACGCGAACCGAGTCCCTTGATTCCGAAATCCCGGCCACGGCCTTCGGCCTGCTTCTGGACGGCGCGCCCGACCCGGCCGCCCTGATCGGGCCGGACGCCCGCGTGGAGCGGGCCAACGCGGCCTTCGCCCAGGCCTTCGGCCCTCTGGCCGCAGAGCCGGGCGGCGACCCGGCCCTGCTCCCGGCCGGCCTCTCCGATCGTCTGGTCCTGGAGCGTCTGTTGCGGGACACGACCAGGACTCCCCGCCGCCAACGTTCCCACCTGAAGCAGGCCCGAGGCGTCCCGGCTCCCTTCGAGGTCACCACGGCGCCGCTGTCCGGCGGGCGTCTTCTGCTCCTGGCGCGCGATCTCTCCTCCGTCGCCGCTTTGGAACGCTCCGAGCGGCGCTACCGGAACGTCTTCGACAACGCCGTGGAAGGCATCTTCGTGACCACGCCCGACGGCCGCTACATCGACGCCAACCCCGCCCTGGCCCGCATGTACGGCTTCGACTCCCCGACAGACCTCAAGGCGCACTTCGACGACATCGCTTCCCAGCTCTACGTCGAGCCCGGGCGCCGCGACGAATACCTGGCCCTCATGGCCGAATTCGGAGAGGTGCTCGCCTTCGAGTCCGAGATCTACCGCAAGGACGGCAAAACCATCTGGATCTCGGAGAACTCCCGCGCGGTCCTCGGACCGGAAGGCCGCCCCGAATGTTACGAGGGCACGGTCATGGACATCACCGAACGCAAGTTGGCCCAGGAGGCGTTGGAGACCCAGCGGGCCTACTTCCACCAGCTCTTCGAAAGCTCGCCGCAGGCCATCGTGCTCATCGGCGTGGACGGCCGCATCGTGAACGCGAACACGGGGTTCGAGGCTCTCTTCGGCCACGAGGCCCGCGAGGTGCGCGGCAAACTCAACCGCGAGGTGGTGGTGCCCACGGAACGCATCCACGAGGCCGAGAGCTTCAACCGCACGGTCCTGGCGGGGCAACCCATCGAGGCCGAAACCATGCGCCGTCACCGCCTGGGCCGTCTCATCCCCGTTTCGGTCATCGGCTATCCCGTGCGCGTAGCCGGGCGCATCGCCGGGGTCTTCTACATCTACACCGACATCACCCAGCGCAAGGAGTTCGAGGAACAGCTCGCGCACCAGGCCTTCCACGACGCCCTCACCGGCCTGCCCAACCGCCTGCTCTTCAGCGAGCGCGTGGAGCGCGCAGTGGAGCGCGCCGCCCGCCGCGAGGACTACCGCTTCGCCGTGCTCATGATCGACCTGGACCGTTTCAAGACGGTCAACGACTCCCTGGGCCACCAGGCCGGAGACAAGCTGCTCATGGCTGCGGCCCGGCGGCTGGAGTCCTGCGTACGCTCCTCGGACAGCGTGGCCCGCCTGGGCGGCGACGAGTTCGCCATGCTCCTGGAGGAATACGAGCATCCCCACGACGTGACCCGCGTGGCCCGGCGGATCCACGAGGCCATGGAAAGGCCCTTCATCATCGACGGCACGGGCGTGGTCTGCGGAGCGAGCATCGGCATCGTGCTCCGGGCCAAGTCGTACCGCAGTTCGGAGGACATCCTGCGGGACGCGGACATCGCCATGTACCGGGCCAAGTCCCAGGGCACGGCCCAGTACAAGGTCTTCAACCGCAAGATGCATGAGCAGGCCACGGAGTTCATGCAGCTGGAGCAGGAACTGCGCCAGGCCCTGGACCGTGGCGAACTGTCCGTGCACTACCAGCCCATCGTGGCCGTGGGCGATCAGCGTCTCAAGGGCTTCGAGGCCCTGGTGCGCTGGGAGCATCCCCGCCGGGGCCGGATCTCGCCGGACCGTTTCATCCCCGTGGCCGAGGAGACCGGGCTCATCGCGCCCCTGGGACAGTGGGTTCTGCTCCAGGCCTGCGCCCAGATGCGCCAGTGGCGCGATCGCCACCCGGAGGCCGAGGGCCTGAGCATGAGCGTGAACATCTCCAGCCGCCAGATCATGCGCAAGGACTTCCTGGACGGGGTGCGGGAGGCCCTGGACCGCACCGGCCTGCCGCCCGCCGCCCTCAAGCTGGAACTCACCGAAAGCTCCCTGCTCAAGGACTCCAAGTCCTGTCTGGAGACCCTGCACGCGCTCCGCGACCTGGGGGTGCGCCTGGTGGTGGACGACTTCGGCACAGGCTATTCCTCGCTGAACTACCTCCAGCGCCTGCCCATCGACACGCTCAAGATCGACCGCTCCTTCATCAGCGGCGAGGCCAATCCCGAGATCGTCCGAACGATCATCGCCCTGGCCCGCAACCTGAACCTGAACGTGGTGGCCGAGGGTGTGGAACGGGAAGACCAACTCGAGCGGCTGGCCTGCGAGAACTGCGACGAGGCCCAGGGATTTCTCTTCTCCAAGCCCGTGGACGGCTTCAACGCGGGCCGGCTCATCGCCCGGCTGCTGGGCGACGGCGGCCCCTGCCGCGAAGAAGGCTAGCGCCCGGAGCGGATGCGCTCGATGAGCGCGGTGGTGGAGTAGCCCGGCAGAAGCGGAAGAGAGCGCACGCTTCCGCCGTCGGCCTGGACCACCTCGCGGCCCACGATGCGCTCCACGGGCCAGTCCCCGCCCTTGACCAGGATCTGGGGCCGGACCGCCGTGATGAGCCGCAACGGCGTATCCTCGCCGAAGAGGACCACGAAATCCACACAGGCCAAGCCCGCCAGGACGAAGGCCCGCTCACGCTCGGAAACCACCGGACGCTCGGGCCCCTTGAGGCGGCGCACCGAGTCGTCGGAATTGAGTCCCAGGATCAGGCCGTCGCCCAGGGCACGGGCACGGGTCAGCAAGTCCACGTGGCCGGGGTGCAGGAGGTCGAAACAGCCGTTGGTGAAAACCAGGCGGTAGCCGGGAGGCAGGGCCCGCCTGCGCTCCAGGAAGCCGTCCAGGTCGAGGATCTTCTCGTGGGCCAGGGAGGTGTTCATGCGCCCCTCGGCCGCAGGTTCTCGGTCTGCCCCAGCAGCGTCAGGCGCAGCCAGTCCAGGCCGAAGTCGAGGGCGGCCTCCTCGTCGGCCAGAACCCGTTCCTCGCGGCCGGGCTCGGCCTCCAGGCGCTCGAACATCTTCATGTCGCGCAGGAAACGCTGGAAGTCGTCGGGCTGATACAGGGCCAGGAAGACCATGCCCGCGCGCCGGGAGTCCAAGCCGCGCCCCGCCGCCCGCCAGTCCGAAACCAGGCGCATGTAGCGGTCGTTGGCCGCGTTGTACGGCTCCAGGCCCTGGTCCTTGAGCCAGGACTCGGCGGTCCATTCGCCTTCCTGCTCGAAACCCCGGCAGTGCGGTTCGCGGACCACGAAGAACTGTTCACGCAGGGTTCCGTCCACGTCCGGGCGGGTGGCCCGGCCCAGGGGATAGGTGCGGCAGGCCCCTGGGCGGTCGGCGTAGATCGAACAGCCCTCGGGCCGCACGAACGGGCAGGGCTTCTTGCCCCCCTCTTCCATGCGCAGGCGCATGGTCGGGAAGCCGTCGGCCCGGGCCGAAACCTCGGCCAGCTTCTCCACGAAGAGACGGCTCGGCAGCCCGCCCAGGCCACGCCGCAGGCGCAGCGCGTCGTAGGGCGTGAGCATGAGGTTCAGGTCGCCGCAGCAGGCGTTGAAGCAGGGCACGCCTGGATGGCAGGCGAAGCGGAAGGTCTCGCCGGGCTTCAGTTCCGGCAGGCTGTCCAGGAATTGTTCGGTGGCGTCCTTGGTCATGGGTGTTCCTTGTTCGGAGCCGGGAGGGCGGCCAGCCGGACCAACAGGTCGTCCAGCAGGCGGTCGCGGTCCGCGCGGACCACGGCCTCCATCTCGGCGCGGGGATGCATGGCCTGCATCTTGAATTTGTTGCCCAGGGCGTTGCCGTGCTCGGCGCGGCTCGTGCGCCCGGCCGCGCCCGTGCGCTTCCGGTGCCGCACGGCCAGGAGCCCCTGGTATACGGCGAAGCCGCCCGAGCGCGCAAGCCGCAGATCGTGCTCCACGTCGTCGTACTGCGAGGGCGAGAGGTGCAGCGAAAAGCCGCCCGAGCGCGCCAGCGTGGCGGAGCGGAACAGATGGCAGCAGCCCGTGACCGAGACGCAGGGCCGGGCGTAGGTGAACTGGCCCATGTCCAGATCCTGGATGTGCAGGTCCGAGAGGCGGAATTCGTCCGGCCGCGGGGGGTCCGGGGGGTCGGGCAGGACCGGGTGCAGGTCCGCGGCCTGAATGCGCCAGGGCCCGGCGTGGTCCACCACCCGGCAGCCCCAGACCGAGGCGTCCGACCATTGGGCCACGGCCGCGCCCAGGCGGCCGAGCCAGTCCGGCGGAACCTCGGCGTCGTCGTCCAGATAGAGGGCGAAGTCGGCGGCCCGGACCTCGGGCAGCGCGGCCAGCCAGTTGCGGGCCGCCGCCGCGCCCACGTTCACCGGCAGGTCCACGCGGGTCAGCCGTCCGCCGCTCCGCTCGATCCAGGCCGAGAGCACCTCGGCCGTGGCGTCGGTGGAGCCGTTGTCCAGGGCGATGACGCGGGCCCCGCCCAGGTCCGAGGCGAACAGGGCGGCCAGGGTGGCGTCCAGCTCGGCGGCCTTGTTCCAGGAATAAAGCAGCACGACCAGGGAGCCGGGGATCGGGGCCGGGGCGCGGGAGCCGTTCCCGGACGCCTCCGAGGCCAGCAGCGCGGCCGTGGCGTGCCAGGGCGCGGCCGCCAGGCAGTCCAGAAACATGCCGAGCGCGCCCGCCTTGTCGCCCCAGGCCTTCCGGCAGAGCCCGCGCCGCAAGAGGATCGACGGCCCCAGGATCGCGGCGGACACATAATGGACCTCGGCGGTCCCGAAGTCCCCGCGCAGAAAGGCGGCTTGGCCCCGCAAGGCTTCCAGGGCGGGGGCCAGGGCGGACGGCAGGGGGCGGGCCAGGGACGCGGCCAGCCAGTCCTGGTCGTTTTCGAACAGGGCCAGGGACACGGCCTGATTCAGCCAGAACAGGTTCGGCTCCCGGTCCAAACGGGATTCCAGGAACCGACGCACGGCCGCCAGATCGCGTCCGGCGGCCAGCTCCTCGTAAGCCGTCACGTCCGCCGGCCGCGCCCACCGAGCGGACAGGGTCGTCAAAAGAGGCCGGGCGGACTCCGGCAGGGCGGACAGAAGCTCGGGCGCGGAAAGAATTTCGGCGGCCAGGGCCCCGTCGAGCGGATTCTCGGCCAGGGAGGCCAGAACCAGGGCGGGGGCCAGGGGGGAATCGATGGACAGGGCGACGCGGGCCGCGTCCAGGAGATGCCGCTGGCCGCAGGAGCCCAGCAGCAGGCGGTCCCGGACGCCGGGGTCCAGGCCGCGCCAGAAGGAGGTCAATCCGTCTTGCGGTCCGAACATCCGGCCTCCCCGGCCTCCGGCATGGGCACGGAGGCGGCCAGTTCGTCAATGGACAGGGGGGCGTAGAGGCGTTCGCCGGAATAAACCCGCACGAGGTTGCGTCCCTTGGTCCGGTTGTCCAGGAGCCCGGTGACGACGCGTCGGTTGATGCGGCCCATGCGCAGGCGAGCCGCCGGATCCCCGGCCAGGACGTAGTAGGCCTCGGCCAGGCCCAGGCTGTCCTCGGACTGGCAGAGCAGGCCGTTGACCTCGTGGCGCACGAGTTCCGGGATGCCGCCCACCGAAGTGCAGACCACGGGCAATCCGGCCATGAAGGCCTCCAGAAGCACGTTGGGCAGGCTCTCCTGGCGCGAGGTCAGCGCCAGGACGTCGGCGGCGGCCAATTCACGCAGCACCTCGTCGTGCGTGATGGTCCCGGTGAGACGCAGACGCTCGGCCACCCCGGGCGGCAGGATCGGAAGCACGGCCTCGGCAGGACGCGTACCGCAGGCCACGAACTCCATGTCCTTGGCCAATCCCGAGGCCTGAAGCGCGGCGATGCTGGCCACGAAGACGTCGAAGCCCTTGGCCGGGGCCTCGTTGCCCACGTAGATCACGCGCAGGCCGCGTTTGCGCCGCGGGGGCGCGTCCCCGGGCGGCGGACCGTCAAAAAGGAACGAATTGTAGACCACGTTCAGGCGGCTTTTGGCCACGCCGTGGCGGCGCAGCACCCGGGCGCACTCCAGGGAGTTGCAGATGAAGCCGCTGGAAAGCCGAGCCCAGAGTCCGGCCAGGAGATTGGGCTGGAAAATCACGCCCCGGTTCAGGAAGAGCCGGTGGCGTGATCCCAGGAAACGGGCCAGGATGGCGGGCTTGTAGGCATGGTTGTGAAAGACGTGCAGCGCGTCCAGGCCGTGTTCGCGGGCCGCGGCGCGGAAGAAGCGGGCCGTGGCCCAGAGATCGCGGAAGCGGTCCCAGGCCAGCACCGGCACCCCGGCCCGACGCAGTTCCGGGGCCAGGGCCGAGGACTCGGGCACGGCGGCCAGCACGGTCAGGCCCATCTCGCGCAGGGCCTCGGCATTGTTCACCAACTGGCGGCTGCCGCCGGAGAGCTTCACCGAGTCCGTGGCCAGCATGATCGTACGCGGCTCGGGCCGCTTGCGGAAAAACTTGAAGAAGACCCGCGCGCCCGGGATCGTGCCGTACATGGCCAGCCGGGCCCGGACCCAGGCCCCGCTCTTGCGGCTGCTCACGCCGATGCGCTTGAGCCGGAAAGGGTCCGTGCCCTTGGCGTTGGGCCCGCGCTCCAGGCTGAAGGCCCCGTCGAACCCCGCGCGCTTCAGCTCCTCCTCGCTCACGGCGTCGAAGTGCCCCCAGGGCCAGCAGAAAAGTTGCGGCCCGCCGCCGTTGATCTTCCGCATGCGTTCCAGGCTCACGCGGAAGTCCTCGCGGCAGAAGGCGCGGCGCTCCTCCTCGGAGCGCAGACGGAAGAGAAGCCCGCGCTCGTCGCGCCGGGGCCAGAATCCGTCATAGACATAGGCGCTGCCCACGTCGAAGATCGGCAGGCCGGGCTCCACCGGGTCGTAGATGCCGTGGGCGCTCCAGTGGGCGCCCGCGCCGCCGACCACGTTCCGGGGCGTGAGCGTGCGGAAGGCTCCCTGGTGCCTGCGGCCGTGGGCGTGAACCTCCATACCGTAGTCCCGGACCAAGGCCTTCAGCTCGGACTCGTTCATGAACTGGGACATGTCCCCGGACAGGGCCAGGCGGAAGGAGTCGGGCATGGTGCGCAGCGCGGGAGCCGTTTCCGGGGTACGCGCCGGACCCGCCACGGTGAAGTCCGCGAGGGCGAAGAACACGCCGGTCATGCCGTGCTTGCGCAACAGCGGAGCGGTCACCAGCCAGTTGGAGAGGTGCGCGTCGTCGAAGGTGAGCACGCAGCAGCGGCCGCGCAGGGGACGCTTGCCGAGCGTGATCTCCAGCAACTCCACCGCGCCGATGGTCCGGTATCCGGCGGAGGCGATGACCCGGAGGTGCTCCTCGAAGCGGGCCGGGGCGTGGCCGTCCACGTCCGAGACGTTGTGGTAGCAGAAGACCGGGACGCTGCGGCCGATCACGGTTGGGCCCCCGGGCCGCAGGCTCCCCGGGCCAGACCGTTCTCGACGCCCCGCGCGAAGGCCTCGTAACCGGCCTTGTTGAAGTGGTCCCAGTCGCGGGGTCCATGGAGCAGTTCCCGCGCGGCGGCGATGCGCACCTCCGGCCGGGTGTCGATGAAGCCCAGACCGTTGCCCTCCGCGAAGGCCCGCACCTGGGCCACCAGCTGATCGCTCCCCGCGGCCACCTGGGCCGGGGTGTGGTCGACGTCCGGTCTGTCGTAGGTCCGAACCCGGGCCGCCGACAAGGCGTAGCAGGCCAGGGGCGAGGGCACGTAGACCACCACGCAGCGGGTCTTCGGCAGGGCGTCGCGGATATACAGGACGCTTTGTTCGAAGACGAACAGGGAGTCGTCGGCCCCGGGCTCGTCCAGGGGCGGCGCCTGGAGCCGGTCGGGCAGGAACACCGCCCGCCCGCCCACCACGGCGGCGTTGACGATGCCGGGCTGCATCGGCGGGTCGGGGTCCACGACATGTCGGGTCAGCCGGTACCAGACGTGGTCCCGCAGGAAGCGCAGCACGAGGTTGCCGAGCAGCAGGTCATCACCGGGCTCGATGGCCGCGCCCGAGGCGAAGCGGGTCGTCATGTCGTCCAGGAAGGCGCGGAACACGCCGGGCCGACGCAGATCCTCCCGGGGGTGGAAGGGGTCGAAGTGGCGTCGCAGGAAACCGCC
This is a stretch of genomic DNA from Desulfovibrio aminophilus DSM 12254. It encodes these proteins:
- the ispD gene encoding 2-C-methyl-D-erythritol 4-phosphate cytidylyltransferase, producing MPHSTDIWAVIVAAGSGSRLASAGLGPKQYLRWRGAPLFWHSARTLARVARVRGLVFVFPPADVPAMREEVAELARTEGLGLPWRVTGGGARRQDSVRLGLAALPSECGFVLVHDAARPFASAALVQRLVDALDRGGRAVIPAVAVKDTVKRVAGGFVGETLPRAELAAVQTPQAFARGVLETAHAEALTRGLEATDDASLVEAGCPVVVIEGEESNVKVTTAEDLALLRDERRTIPCSGWGYDVHRYGGERPLVLGGVPLPGGPGVVAHSDGDVLLHALADAVLGTFGGGDIGQHFPDTDPRWAGADSAVLFLEVLAKARAAGVEVVQADLTVVAQVPKISPHREAIAANVANLLGLPRARVNVKATTEEGLGFTGEKRGIKAVALVSALRSL
- a CDS encoding zinc ribbon domain-containing protein — translated: MYQKQIEQLILLQAVDDEIIVLEAEIQQAPQELSDLEGRVASLKERQTQIDERLEVLRAQQKKLEFEIEEDAGKIKKSKNKLMMVGNTKEYHAMMREMDSLERVNRMREEEKIAIMEEIGRQEEGLKDLDKEAEGIREEYAAKKATLDERLDKARKRVDSLDKKRKKAGKVVPPPILGRYEFIRARISHPVIVPVALGVCSGCNIMIPPQIYNDLQKGKQIIACPNCQRLIYWQEHAPSGAPSVQDEEE
- a CDS encoding Nif3-like dinuclear metal center hexameric protein encodes the protein MNIHDFLNRVRELAPERLASPWDNSGVQVAGPERTVSKAAVSLEPGPEALAKALDWGAEVVVTHHPLYLKPEAPNTPGRYLDALRLLLCSETWLYSAHTSLDSRPGGPARWLGEALGLRDRAVLEPQADPEAGFGELGDLPRALSVDAFLKKLQPLVGGAALTLCGPEPRRIRRVAYCPGSGSSLAALAFGRGADVLVTGDVKYHAALEVSGLVVDVGHFALEEEMMRRFAAELARAAEGVSVRFFEGRDPFRRVPGRE
- a CDS encoding bifunctional diguanylate cyclase/phosphodiesterase; translated protein: MFPTTRTESLDSEIPATAFGLLLDGAPDPAALIGPDARVERANAAFAQAFGPLAAEPGGDPALLPAGLSDRLVLERLLRDTTRTPRRQRSHLKQARGVPAPFEVTTAPLSGGRLLLLARDLSSVAALERSERRYRNVFDNAVEGIFVTTPDGRYIDANPALARMYGFDSPTDLKAHFDDIASQLYVEPGRRDEYLALMAEFGEVLAFESEIYRKDGKTIWISENSRAVLGPEGRPECYEGTVMDITERKLAQEALETQRAYFHQLFESSPQAIVLIGVDGRIVNANTGFEALFGHEAREVRGKLNREVVVPTERIHEAESFNRTVLAGQPIEAETMRRHRLGRLIPVSVIGYPVRVAGRIAGVFYIYTDITQRKEFEEQLAHQAFHDALTGLPNRLLFSERVERAVERAARREDYRFAVLMIDLDRFKTVNDSLGHQAGDKLLMAAARRLESCVRSSDSVARLGGDEFAMLLEEYEHPHDVTRVARRIHEAMERPFIIDGTGVVCGASIGIVLRAKSYRSSEDILRDADIAMYRAKSQGTAQYKVFNRKMHEQATEFMQLEQELRQALDRGELSVHYQPIVAVGDQRLKGFEALVRWEHPRRGRISPDRFIPVAEETGLIAPLGQWVLLQACAQMRQWRDRHPEAEGLSMSVNISSRQIMRKDFLDGVREALDRTGLPPAALKLELTESSLLKDSKSCLETLHALRDLGVRLVVDDFGTGYSSLNYLQRLPIDTLKIDRSFISGEANPEIVRTIIALARNLNLNVVAEGVEREDQLERLACENCDEAQGFLFSKPVDGFNAGRLIARLLGDGGPCREEG
- the rfaE2 gene encoding D-glycero-beta-D-manno-heptose 1-phosphate adenylyltransferase: MNTSLAHEKILDLDGFLERRRALPPGYRLVFTNGCFDLLHPGHVDLLTRARALGDGLILGLNSDDSVRRLKGPERPVVSERERAFVLAGLACVDFVVLFGEDTPLRLITAVRPQILVKGGDWPVERIVGREVVQADGGSVRSLPLLPGYSTTALIERIRSGR
- a CDS encoding YkgJ family cysteine cluster protein; amino-acid sequence: MTKDATEQFLDSLPELKPGETFRFACHPGVPCFNACCGDLNLMLTPYDALRLRRGLGGLPSRLFVEKLAEVSARADGFPTMRLRMEEGGKKPCPFVRPEGCSIYADRPGACRTYPLGRATRPDVDGTLREQFFVVREPHCRGFEQEGEWTAESWLKDQGLEPYNAANDRYMRLVSDWRAAGRGLDSRRAGMVFLALYQPDDFQRFLRDMKMFERLEAEPGREERVLADEEAALDFGLDWLRLTLLGQTENLRPRGA
- a CDS encoding glycosyltransferase family 2 protein, yielding MFGPQDGLTSFWRGLDPGVRDRLLLGSCGQRHLLDAARVALSIDSPLAPALVLASLAENPLDGALAAEILSAPELLSALPESARPLLTTLSARWARPADVTAYEELAAGRDLAAVRRFLESRLDREPNLFWLNQAVSLALFENDQDWLAASLARPLPSALAPALEALRGQAAFLRGDFGTAEVHYVSAAILGPSILLRRGLCRKAWGDKAGALGMFLDCLAAAPWHATAALLASEASGNGSRAPAPIPGSLVVLLYSWNKAAELDATLAALFASDLGGARVIALDNGSTDATAEVLSAWIERSGGRLTRVDLPVNVGAAAARNWLAALPEVRAADFALYLDDDAEVPPDWLGRLGAAVAQWSDASVWGCRVVDHAGPWRIQAADLHPVLPDPPDPPRPDEFRLSDLHIQDLDMGQFTYARPCVSVTGCCHLFRSATLARSGGFSLHLSPSQYDDVEHDLRLARSGGFAVYQGLLAVRHRKRTGAAGRTSRAEHGNALGNKFKMQAMHPRAEMEAVVRADRDRLLDDLLVRLAALPAPNKEHP
- a CDS encoding glycosyltransferase; amino-acid sequence: MIGRSVPVFCYHNVSDVDGHAPARFEEHLRVIASAGYRTIGAVELLEITLGKRPLRGRCCVLTFDDAHLSNWLVTAPLLRKHGMTGVFFALADFTVAGPARTPETAPALRTMPDSFRLALSGDMSQFMNESELKALVRDYGMEVHAHGRRHQGAFRTLTPRNVVGGAGAHWSAHGIYDPVEPGLPIFDVGSAYVYDGFWPRRDERGLLFRLRSEEERRAFCREDFRVSLERMRKINGGGPQLFCWPWGHFDAVSEEELKRAGFDGAFSLERGPNAKGTDPFRLKRIGVSSRKSGAWVRARLAMYGTIPGARVFFKFFRKRPEPRTIMLATDSVKLSGGSRQLVNNAEALREMGLTVLAAVPESSALAPELRRAGVPVLAWDRFRDLWATARFFRAAAREHGLDALHVFHNHAYKPAILARFLGSRHRLFLNRGVIFQPNLLAGLWARLSSGFICNSLECARVLRRHGVAKSRLNVVYNSFLFDGPPPGDAPPRRKRGLRVIYVGNEAPAKGFDVFVASIAALQASGLAKDMEFVACGTRPAEAVLPILPPGVAERLRLTGTITHDEVLRELAAADVLALTSRQESLPNVLLEAFMAGLPVVCTSVGGIPELVRHEVNGLLCQSEDSLGLAEAYYVLAGDPAARLRMGRINRRVVTGLLDNRTKGRNLVRVYSGERLYAPLSIDELAASVPMPEAGEAGCSDRKTD
- a CDS encoding SGNH/GDSL hydrolase family protein, whose product is MRKKLLNLLLALTSVGLLCALVEFLFFPLLLPFLCPTAYHSFPRDMRLPGQTSKAGLLPRPGYLALAGDSYAQGKGDWFIDLGYDRASRFQAAHLLQDALGRDVVSFGRGGAGSVDGLILEPLQELRAMRRRGLKIPDPGCMLLYFYEGNDLQNNGGFLRRHFDPFHPREDLRRPGVFRAFLDDMTTRFASGAAIEPGDDLLLGNLVLRFLRDHVWYRLTRHVVDPDPPMQPGIVNAAVVGGRAVFLPDRLQAPPLDEPGADDSLFVFEQSVLYIRDALPKTRCVVVYVPSPLACYALSAARVRTYDRPDVDHTPAQVAAGSDQLVAQVRAFAEGNGLGFIDTRPEVRIAAARELLHGPRDWDHFNKAGYEAFARGVENGLARGACGPGAQP